From one Triticum urartu cultivar G1812 chromosome 3, Tu2.1, whole genome shotgun sequence genomic stretch:
- the LOC125548496 gene encoding uncharacterized protein LOC125548496, whose product MASKDHGGGAPREDGSDEDCGCVSWTIALLLYTSFWLVMVYLPPMDSLPGIRELDGSPPCNDDKPTTCSVELAGARGLEPALAPGATSPAFDLVVHVDNGRVYELCHGGGDVVVSYAGVPLARGRTPSFRLPAKTTGRWAVNVTGVGLGIPADLSRLMTAERRWGVAQLEIDMGLAWQSFTCDVLVDGQPGASACRLA is encoded by the coding sequence ATGGCATCCAAGGACCATGGAGGCGGTGCTCCTCGGGAAGACGGATCTGACGAGGACTGCGGCTGCGTGTCCTGGACGATAGCTCTGCTCCTGTACACGTCCTTCTGGCTGGTCATGGTGTACCTGCCGCCCATGGATTCCTTGCCCGGGATCCGGGAGCTCGACGGCTCGCCGCCATGCAACGACGACAAGCCCACCACGTGCTCCGTGGAGCTAGCCGGCGCCAGGGGGCTCGAGCCAGCGCTGGCTCCGGGCGCGACCTCGCCGGCATTCGACCTCGTCGTGCACGTCGACAACGGCCGCGTCTATGAGCTGTGCCATGGCGGCGGCGACGTCGTCGTCTCCTACGCGGGCGTACCCCTCGCGCGCGGGCGCACGCCGAGCTTCCGGCTGCCGGCAAAGACTACGGGGCGGTGGGCGGTGAACGTGACGGGCGTGGGGCTGGGGATCCCGGCGGATTTGTCTCGCCTCATGACGGCGGAGCGGAGATGGGGGGTGGCCCAGCTGGAGATCGACATGGGCCTGGCCTGGCAGTCCTTCACGTGCGACGTTTTGGTTGACGGGCAACCCGGCGCATCAGCGTGCAGGCTAGCTTAA